A region from the Benincasa hispida cultivar B227 chromosome 8, ASM972705v1, whole genome shotgun sequence genome encodes:
- the LOC120082878 gene encoding GDP-L-galactose phosphorylase 1-like isoform X2 yields MVQVKQVEDENMCSKYTADEYLKTQKSCIKGIRLPLYQFGKHSPLNDISFKMLKMPSCDPLEEQTLLESLLLAKWEERLSEGLFRYDVTLSEIKVIVGRRKFLAQLNESWTDTSLLQYEEKRKCDHGILFQTNWLKCHEELLCCISSGENTESKLISAALVPSSSILVLINATPVEYGHVFLLPCGVNGPLQFLDDRSLEMLLRIAVEMNNFSLCLFYEFSTPRTACLYFQALFFSSLLPVEAMTADTFFSDSLGGIYVSTITGYPVKALIFETSCNLKKMGQPQVSDKSSILSPWECWGYFLFKSRSEFDQATENALLGRLAAASLDDAEFQGVKQFCCDVASKVAF; encoded by the exons ATGGTCCAAGTGAAGCAGGTCGAGGATGAGAACATGTGTTCAAAATATACAGCAGATGAGTATTTAAAAACTCAGAAGTCATGCATCAAAG GTATTAGATTACCCCTTTATCAATTTGGTAAACATTCTCCCTTGAATGATATTTCCTTCAAAATGCTTAAAATGCCTTCATGCGACCCTCTGGAAGAACAAACCCTATTggagtctctacttcttgccaaG TGGGAAGAGAGATTGTCTGAAGGTCTTTTTAGATATGACGTGACTCTTTCTGAAATTAAG GTAATAGTGGGCAGGAGAAAGTTCCTTGCTCAGCTGAATGAAAGCTGGACGGACACTTCTCTGTTACAAtatgaagagaaaagaaaatgcgATCATGGAATTTTATTTCAGACTAATTGGTTGAAATGCCACGAGGAATTGCTCTGTTGCATTTCAAGTGGCGAAAATACTGAATCCAAGCTTATTTCTGCTGCTCTAGTGCCCAGTAGTTCCATCCTGGTTCTTATCAAT GCAACTCCTGTGGAGTATGGCCATGTCTTCTTGTTGCCCTGTGGTGTCAACGGTCCACTTCAGTTCCTGGATGATAGGTCTTTGGAAATGCTTTTGAGGATTGCTGTTGAAATGAATAATTTCTCTCTCTGCCTATTCTATGAGTTTTCTACTCCCAGGACTgcatgtttatattttcag GCATTGTTCTTTTCCAGCCTTTTACCTGTGGAGGCCATGACTGCTGATACCTTCTTTAGTGATAGCTTGGGGGGAATTTATGTTTCTACTATCACAGGTTACCCTGTTAAGGCCCTCATATTCGAGACTAGCTGCAACTTGAAGAAAATGGGGCAG CCACAAGTGTCGGACAAATCTTCCATTCTTTCACCTTGGGAATGTTGGGGTTACTTCTTGTTCAAATCAAGGTCTGAATTTGATCAGGCAACTGAAAACGCCCTGCTTGGTCGGCTTGCTGCCGCTTCACTGGATGATGCAGAATTTCAGGGCGTGAAGCAATTCTGCTGCGATGTTGCAAGTAAAGTTGCTTTCTGA
- the LOC120082878 gene encoding GDP-L-galactose phosphorylase 1-like isoform X1, whose translation MVQVKQVEDENMCSKYTADEYLKTQKSCIKGIRLPLYQFGKHSPLNDISFKMLKMPSCDPLEEQTLLESLLLAKWEERLSEGLFRYDVTLSEIKVIVGRRKFLAQLNESWTDTSLLQYEEKRKCDHGILFQTNWLKCHEELLCCISSGENTESKLISAALVPSSSILVLINATPVEYGHVFLLPCGVNGPLQFLDDRSLEMLLRIAVEMNNFSLCLFYEFSTPRTACLYFQALFFSSLLPVEAMTADTFFSDSLGGIYVSTITGYPVKALIFETSCNLKKMGQVIAEVLAHLQEKCILYNLLIRDCGKKIFLFLQPQVSDKSSILSPWECWGYFLFKSRSEFDQATENALLGRLAAASLDDAEFQGVKQFCCDVASKVAF comes from the exons ATGGTCCAAGTGAAGCAGGTCGAGGATGAGAACATGTGTTCAAAATATACAGCAGATGAGTATTTAAAAACTCAGAAGTCATGCATCAAAG GTATTAGATTACCCCTTTATCAATTTGGTAAACATTCTCCCTTGAATGATATTTCCTTCAAAATGCTTAAAATGCCTTCATGCGACCCTCTGGAAGAACAAACCCTATTggagtctctacttcttgccaaG TGGGAAGAGAGATTGTCTGAAGGTCTTTTTAGATATGACGTGACTCTTTCTGAAATTAAG GTAATAGTGGGCAGGAGAAAGTTCCTTGCTCAGCTGAATGAAAGCTGGACGGACACTTCTCTGTTACAAtatgaagagaaaagaaaatgcgATCATGGAATTTTATTTCAGACTAATTGGTTGAAATGCCACGAGGAATTGCTCTGTTGCATTTCAAGTGGCGAAAATACTGAATCCAAGCTTATTTCTGCTGCTCTAGTGCCCAGTAGTTCCATCCTGGTTCTTATCAAT GCAACTCCTGTGGAGTATGGCCATGTCTTCTTGTTGCCCTGTGGTGTCAACGGTCCACTTCAGTTCCTGGATGATAGGTCTTTGGAAATGCTTTTGAGGATTGCTGTTGAAATGAATAATTTCTCTCTCTGCCTATTCTATGAGTTTTCTACTCCCAGGACTgcatgtttatattttcag GCATTGTTCTTTTCCAGCCTTTTACCTGTGGAGGCCATGACTGCTGATACCTTCTTTAGTGATAGCTTGGGGGGAATTTATGTTTCTACTATCACAGGTTACCCTGTTAAGGCCCTCATATTCGAGACTAGCTGCAACTTGAAGAAAATGGGGCAGGTTATCGCCGAGGTTCTTGCTCATTTACAGGAGAAATGCATTCTGTATAATTTGCTGATTCGTGATTGTGGCAAAAAGATTTTCTTATTTCTTCAG CCACAAGTGTCGGACAAATCTTCCATTCTTTCACCTTGGGAATGTTGGGGTTACTTCTTGTTCAAATCAAGGTCTGAATTTGATCAGGCAACTGAAAACGCCCTGCTTGGTCGGCTTGCTGCCGCTTCACTGGATGATGCAGAATTTCAGGGCGTGAAGCAATTCTGCTGCGATGTTGCAAGTAAAGTTGCTTTCTGA